From the genome of Rhizobium leguminosarum, one region includes:
- a CDS encoding efflux RND transporter permease subunit, with translation MKSFNLSDWALEHRSLVWYFMIVFILAGAFSYVKLGREEDPNFTIKTMVITAQWPGASAEEVTRQVTDRIEKKLQELESLDYTKSETVAGQTTVFVELLPTTKAKDVAPTWLRIRNMIADIKSDFPTGVVGPFFNDRFGDVFGNIYAFTSDGLTQRQLRDLVENARSEVLTVPNVGKVDVVGAQDEAIYLEFSTRQIAALGIDQQSVIQTLQAQNAVTQSGFVDAGPERIALRVSGQFTSEESLRSINLRINDRFFPLTDVATITRGYVDPPSALFRFNGQPAIGLAIGMKQGANLLEFGEGLDAQMKRVVADLPIGVDVHRVSDQPAVVDEAVSGFTRALFEAIAIVLVISFISLGLRAGMVVAISIPLVLAITFVVMEYSGISLQRISLGALIIALGLLVDDAMIAVEMMVARLEAGDDLRKAATHVYTSTAFPMLTGTLVTVAGFIPVGLNNSAAGEFTFTLFVVIAVSLIVSWVVAVLFTPLLGVTILPKTMKSHHEKKGRVASVFSWLLGLAMRWRWVTIILTVGVFGLSIGGMGLVQQQFFPSSDRTELIIDWNLPHNSSIAETNRQMARFEKEMLADNKDIDHWTTYVGQGAPRFILSFDVQTPNVSFGQTIIVTKGLDVRDKVRTELQDYLTKTFPGTDAFVKLLDIGPPVGKPVQYRVSGPDIQKVRDLSQKFAGVIGSHPLLANMVLDWNEPSRVVKVDVLQDKARQLGVSSEDIATALNGIVEGSTATQVRDDIYLVNVIGRAGASERDSIQTLQNLQLSTSNGKVVPLSAVANFRYELEQPTIWRRDRQPTITVKAAVVGPTQPATVVEQLKPKVEEFQKSLPVGYKVEVGGAVESSAEAQGPIAAVAPLMLFAMATILMIQLQSFSRLFLVFAVAPTALIGVVAALLLSNAPMGFVAILGVLALIGILIRNSVILVVQIEHLRSEGMAAWQAVIEATEHRMRPIMLTAAAATLALIPISREIFWGPMAYAMMGGIVVGTALTLLFLPALYVAWFRIPRDEGVRAEAAAAEV, from the coding sequence GTGAAGTCCTTCAATCTTTCCGACTGGGCGCTCGAACACCGTTCGCTCGTCTGGTACTTCATGATCGTCTTCATTCTCGCAGGCGCTTTCTCCTATGTGAAGCTCGGCCGCGAGGAAGACCCGAACTTCACGATCAAGACGATGGTGATCACCGCCCAGTGGCCCGGCGCCTCCGCCGAAGAGGTGACGCGGCAGGTGACCGACAGGATCGAGAAGAAGCTCCAGGAACTGGAATCGCTTGATTACACCAAAAGCGAGACCGTTGCCGGCCAGACGACCGTCTTCGTCGAGCTGCTGCCGACGACCAAGGCAAAGGATGTCGCTCCCACCTGGCTGCGCATCCGCAACATGATCGCCGACATCAAGAGCGATTTCCCGACCGGCGTCGTCGGTCCCTTCTTCAACGATCGCTTCGGCGACGTGTTCGGAAACATCTACGCCTTCACGAGCGACGGCCTTACCCAGCGGCAGCTTCGCGATCTCGTGGAAAACGCCCGCTCCGAGGTCCTGACCGTGCCCAACGTCGGCAAGGTCGATGTGGTCGGCGCCCAGGACGAGGCGATCTATCTCGAATTCTCCACGCGGCAGATCGCAGCGCTCGGGATCGACCAGCAGTCGGTCATCCAGACCCTGCAGGCGCAGAATGCCGTCACGCAATCCGGCTTCGTCGACGCCGGGCCGGAGCGCATCGCCTTGCGGGTGAGTGGACAATTCACGTCCGAGGAAAGTCTGAGATCAATCAATCTTCGGATCAACGACCGCTTCTTTCCGCTGACCGACGTCGCCACGATCACACGCGGCTACGTGGATCCGCCGTCGGCGCTGTTCCGGTTCAACGGCCAGCCTGCGATCGGGCTTGCAATCGGCATGAAGCAAGGCGCTAATCTTCTGGAATTCGGCGAGGGGCTCGACGCGCAGATGAAACGCGTCGTCGCCGATCTCCCGATCGGCGTGGACGTTCACCGTGTTTCCGATCAGCCGGCCGTCGTCGACGAAGCGGTGTCCGGGTTTACCCGGGCGCTCTTCGAAGCGATTGCCATAGTTCTGGTCATCAGCTTCATCAGCCTCGGTCTTCGCGCCGGCATGGTGGTGGCGATCTCCATTCCGCTCGTCCTGGCGATCACCTTCGTGGTGATGGAGTATTCCGGCATTTCGCTTCAGCGCATCTCGCTCGGAGCGTTGATCATCGCACTCGGGCTGCTTGTCGACGACGCCATGATCGCTGTCGAGATGATGGTGGCCCGCCTGGAGGCGGGCGACGATCTCAGGAAGGCCGCCACCCACGTTTATACGTCGACCGCCTTTCCGATGCTGACGGGAACGCTCGTCACCGTAGCGGGCTTCATTCCGGTTGGTCTCAACAACAGCGCGGCGGGCGAATTCACCTTCACGCTTTTCGTCGTCATCGCGGTTTCGCTGATCGTATCCTGGGTGGTGGCGGTGCTGTTCACGCCGCTTCTCGGCGTCACGATCCTGCCGAAGACGATGAAATCGCATCACGAGAAGAAGGGCCGCGTCGCCTCGGTCTTCTCCTGGCTCCTGGGCCTGGCGATGCGCTGGCGCTGGGTCACCATCATTCTGACGGTCGGCGTTTTCGGGCTTTCGATTGGCGGCATGGGGCTCGTGCAGCAGCAGTTCTTTCCCAGCTCGGACAGGACTGAGCTCATCATCGACTGGAACCTCCCCCACAACAGTTCGATCGCCGAAACCAACAGGCAGATGGCCAGGTTCGAAAAGGAGATGCTGGCCGACAACAAGGATATCGATCATTGGACGACCTATGTCGGCCAGGGCGCCCCGCGCTTCATCCTATCCTTCGACGTGCAGACGCCCAACGTGTCGTTTGGACAGACGATCATCGTCACCAAGGGGCTCGACGTGCGCGACAAGGTGCGAACAGAGCTGCAGGACTATCTGACGAAAACCTTCCCCGGCACCGACGCCTTCGTGAAACTTCTCGACATCGGTCCGCCCGTCGGCAAGCCGGTCCAGTACCGGGTCAGCGGCCCTGATATTCAAAAGGTCCGCGATCTCTCCCAGAAATTTGCCGGCGTCATCGGATCGCATCCGCTTCTGGCGAACATGGTCCTGGACTGGAACGAGCCGTCTCGTGTGGTGAAGGTCGATGTGCTGCAGGACAAGGCGCGCCAGCTCGGCGTATCCTCCGAAGACATCGCCACCGCCCTCAACGGCATAGTCGAAGGCTCGACGGCCACCCAGGTTCGAGACGACATCTACCTGGTCAACGTCATCGGGCGCGCCGGGGCATCCGAGCGCGATTCCATCCAGACGCTGCAGAATCTTCAGCTTTCCACCTCCAACGGCAAGGTCGTGCCGCTCTCTGCCGTGGCGAATTTCCGCTACGAGCTCGAGCAGCCGACCATCTGGCGTCGCGACAGGCAACCCACCATAACGGTCAAGGCGGCCGTCGTCGGTCCGACGCAACCGGCCACGGTCGTCGAACAGCTCAAGCCGAAGGTCGAAGAATTCCAGAAAAGCCTTCCCGTGGGATACAAGGTGGAAGTGGGCGGCGCGGTCGAATCCAGCGCCGAGGCCCAGGGGCCGATCGCAGCGGTCGCTCCGCTGATGCTGTTTGCGATGGCGACGATCCTGATGATCCAGCTGCAAAGCTTCAGCCGGCTGTTCCTGGTGTTCGCCGTCGCGCCGACGGCCCTGATCGGCGTGGTCGCGGCGCTGCTGCTGAGCAATGCTCCCATGGGCTTCGTTGCGATCCTCGGCGTGCTGGCGCTGATCGGTATCCTGATCCGCAACTCCGTCATCCTGGTCGTCCAGATCGAGCATCTCCGCAGTGAAGGAATGGCGGCCTGGCAAGCGGTCATCGAGGCCACCGAACACCGCATGCGGCCAATCATGCTGACGGCCGCGGCCGCCACGCTGGCGCTGATCCCGATCTCGCGCGAGATCTTCTGGGGGCCGATGGCCTACGCCATGATGGGCGGCATCGTCGTCGGAACCGCACTCACCCTGCTGTTCCTGCCTGCGCTCTACGTCGCGTGGTTCAGGATTCCGAGGGACGAAGGCGTTCGGGCCGAAGCCGCGGCGGCAGAGGTATGA
- a CDS encoding efflux RND transporter periplasmic adaptor subunit, with protein MSIRLNIVALMMGTALISSCAPQDEEQGEAPRPVLSMTVKPTSASSLSLTGTIEPTIETELGFRILGRMIARNVNVGDLVKKDDVVAAIDPLALELAVRNAQSDVENSDAQLRNAVTTEQRQRALLESRSGTEASLEEAEQARRTAAAAVAKAQANLDKAKEQLGYAQLRAEFDGVVTATSAEVGQVVSAGQTVVTIARPDKRDAVVDVPQAAAQKLKIGAPFEVTLQLDPTIRTSGIVREIAPEAETSTRTSRTKIALTNPPEAFRLGSVITASATIAADPQIVLPSSAILVGSDGPSVWIVDAPAGKVSLRRVKIDGDVEDGGSVRVTEGLAPGERVVVAGVHKLEDGQAIRIDQEISQ; from the coding sequence GTGAGTATTCGTCTCAACATAGTCGCACTGATGATGGGTACGGCCCTGATCTCTTCCTGCGCGCCGCAGGATGAGGAGCAAGGGGAAGCGCCCCGTCCCGTGCTGTCGATGACAGTCAAGCCGACGTCGGCCTCGAGCTTGAGCCTGACCGGCACGATCGAGCCGACGATCGAGACCGAACTCGGCTTCCGGATTCTCGGGCGGATGATCGCCCGCAACGTCAATGTCGGCGATCTCGTCAAGAAGGATGACGTCGTTGCCGCCATCGATCCGCTGGCGCTGGAGCTTGCCGTGCGCAACGCGCAGTCGGACGTCGAGAACAGCGACGCCCAGCTCAGGAACGCGGTGACCACGGAGCAGCGCCAGCGCGCGCTGCTGGAGTCGCGATCCGGCACCGAAGCCTCGCTCGAAGAGGCGGAACAGGCAAGGCGGACGGCGGCCGCCGCCGTCGCCAAGGCGCAGGCCAACCTCGACAAGGCCAAAGAGCAACTCGGTTACGCGCAGCTTCGGGCGGAGTTCGACGGGGTGGTGACGGCGACCTCGGCCGAGGTCGGGCAGGTCGTGTCGGCCGGCCAGACGGTCGTGACCATCGCCCGGCCGGACAAGCGCGACGCCGTGGTCGACGTGCCGCAGGCCGCCGCCCAGAAACTGAAGATCGGCGCACCCTTCGAGGTGACGCTGCAGCTCGATCCGACCATCCGCACGTCGGGGATCGTACGCGAAATAGCACCGGAGGCAGAGACCTCCACCCGCACGAGCAGGACCAAGATCGCGCTCACCAATCCGCCCGAAGCCTTCAGGCTCGGCTCGGTCATCACAGCCTCGGCAACCATTGCCGCCGATCCGCAGATCGTCCTGCCTTCCTCTGCAATCCTCGTCGGTAGCGACGGCCCGAGCGTCTGGATCGTCGATGCGCCTGCCGGGAAGGTATCGCTTCGCCGCGTGAAGATCGACGGCGACGTCGAAGACGGCGGCAGCGTCCGCGTCACCGAGGGACTCGCCCCCGGAGAAAGGGTCGTCGTGGCAGGCGTGCATAAACTTGAAGATGGCCAGGCCATCAGGATCGACCAGGAGATCAGCCAGTGA
- a CDS encoding efflux RND transporter periplasmic adaptor subunit, with protein MRTILVATAIVCAIGLGSCSDERGPTEPTPRQVGVVVAKPEPLVQGGAITGEVRARVQTDLSFRVSGKIIERLVEVGQSVKAGQLLARIDPEEQKADLDVAAANLQSAEAQQTQAQLAYDRQQSLFRTQVMTRAALDQAQEALLTAQASTKSAQALLETAQDTLSYTELKADADGMITARNAEVGQVAQAAQVVFTLAHDGDRDAVFEVVESAFLRPIDGDGTVTLLSDPTQKIAVKVREISPTIDSSTGTIKVKVAISSGAPIPLGAPVVGRFNYVSQDVIQLPWSAMTSKDGKPAVWIVDPASSAVSVRAVDVAGYETGSFIVKAGVSEGEVVVADGTKFLRPGEIVSYVKEASK; from the coding sequence ATGAGAACCATTCTGGTCGCCACAGCGATCGTATGCGCCATCGGTCTCGGATCATGCAGCGATGAGCGCGGGCCGACTGAGCCAACCCCACGGCAGGTCGGCGTCGTCGTCGCCAAGCCTGAGCCACTGGTCCAAGGTGGCGCGATCACTGGAGAAGTCCGCGCCCGTGTCCAGACCGATCTCTCCTTCCGCGTCAGCGGCAAGATCATCGAGCGGCTGGTGGAAGTCGGACAGTCCGTGAAGGCAGGGCAGCTCCTCGCCCGCATCGATCCGGAAGAGCAGAAGGCAGACCTGGATGTGGCGGCAGCCAATCTTCAGTCGGCTGAGGCGCAGCAGACCCAGGCGCAGCTCGCATATGACCGCCAGCAGAGCCTGTTTCGAACGCAGGTGATGACGCGTGCCGCACTCGACCAGGCGCAGGAGGCGCTTCTGACCGCGCAGGCATCGACGAAGTCGGCGCAGGCGCTGTTGGAAACCGCTCAGGACACCTTGTCTTACACGGAGCTGAAGGCGGACGCCGATGGGATGATCACCGCCCGCAATGCCGAGGTCGGGCAGGTGGCGCAGGCCGCCCAGGTCGTCTTCACGCTTGCCCATGACGGCGACCGGGATGCCGTCTTTGAGGTGGTCGAAAGTGCGTTCCTGCGCCCGATCGACGGCGACGGCACCGTGACCCTTCTGTCCGACCCGACGCAGAAGATCGCGGTGAAGGTTCGCGAGATTTCGCCAACGATCGATTCCTCCACCGGAACCATCAAGGTCAAGGTCGCGATATCGAGCGGCGCTCCGATCCCTCTCGGTGCTCCCGTCGTCGGAAGGTTCAATTACGTCTCGCAGGACGTCATCCAGCTTCCCTGGTCCGCCATGACATCCAAGGACGGCAAGCCGGCCGTCTGGATCGTCGATCCCGCATCGTCCGCGGTTTCGGTCCGAGCGGTCGACGTCGCCGGCTACGAGACCGGCAGCTTTATCGTCAAGGCGGGTGTGTCGGAAGGAGAGGTCGTGGTGGCCGATGGGACCAAGTTCCTCAGGCCGGGTGAAATCGTGTCTTATGTCAAGGAAGCTTCCAAGTGA
- a CDS encoding TetR/AcrR family transcriptional regulator, which yields MAAQKKITRAEQKALRPIQILDAAFEEFVRCGFTGTRVEDIADRVGVTKGTVYVYFETKEKLFEAMINHFSVPFQELLGITASLSGSATDRLISILGLLYEQIAEDRTTRELTRLVIAEGHRFPDLIDRHHDQFIEPIITKVDSLILEGVASGEFREVPVEFSDIVVAPILTTTVLRLIFDDRRVPTPNKEAFLRAYFDLLLNGLLAKPH from the coding sequence ATGGCAGCTCAGAAGAAGATAACACGCGCGGAACAGAAAGCGCTGCGGCCCATCCAGATCCTGGATGCCGCCTTCGAGGAATTCGTGAGATGCGGTTTCACAGGCACGAGGGTCGAAGACATCGCCGACAGGGTCGGCGTCACCAAGGGTACCGTCTACGTCTACTTCGAGACGAAGGAAAAGCTTTTCGAAGCCATGATCAACCATTTCTCCGTGCCGTTTCAGGAACTGCTGGGGATCACCGCGAGCCTCAGCGGCAGCGCCACCGACCGGCTGATCTCCATTCTCGGCCTGCTCTACGAACAAATCGCCGAGGATCGCACGACCCGCGAGTTGACGCGGCTCGTCATTGCGGAAGGACACCGGTTCCCCGACCTGATCGACCGCCACCACGATCAGTTCATTGAGCCGATCATCACCAAGGTCGACTCTCTCATTCTGGAGGGTGTGGCGTCAGGGGAGTTTCGCGAAGTTCCGGTGGAATTCTCCGATATCGTGGTCGCACCTATCCTGACGACGACAGTTCTGCGGCTGATATTCGACGACCGCCGCGTGCCCACTCCCAATAAGGAGGCCTTCCTGCGGGCCTATTTCGACCTGCTGCTCAATGGCCTGCTTGCCAAACCTCACTGA
- a CDS encoding LacI family DNA-binding transcriptional regulator — translation MPSKARPQFATETVERKVNLKDVARDADVSLSTASHALNGTAPLTIEVRERVLDSAKRLGYLDRRRKKATIAALRVLLLAIPDDAAPESDLNLVSWTILNGLRRECERRGIRIVPFVSTGRRIDGAQVRQIALSERADGIVVLNDDQPELIRSLASPDMPVVIVNGEDPAMLVDTVTPENRFGARLGIEHLLALGHRRILHLTWKGRTTIQRRYDGFSDAYFAAQLPVPDGMIVEAEGYEPRHGEAAINALLDRDPTIKGATAVFCAADNLALGCLKALADRDISVPEAISVLGFDDIVPGEFSRPPLSTVSVPTDRLGAAALALIEQRLIANDPQRPAHRLELGCHLVLRGSIAPPR, via the coding sequence ATGCCTTCGAAGGCACGACCTCAATTCGCGACGGAAACAGTGGAACGCAAAGTCAATCTCAAGGATGTCGCGCGCGACGCGGACGTGTCGCTGAGCACGGCCTCGCACGCGCTCAACGGGACCGCGCCGCTGACGATCGAGGTGCGCGAAAGGGTTCTGGATTCAGCCAAACGCCTGGGTTACCTCGACCGCCGGAGGAAGAAGGCGACGATTGCGGCCTTGCGCGTCCTGCTTCTTGCGATTCCCGACGATGCCGCACCGGAGAGCGATCTCAATCTGGTGAGCTGGACGATCCTCAACGGTCTTCGCAGGGAGTGCGAACGCCGCGGCATCAGGATCGTACCCTTCGTCAGCACCGGCCGGCGCATTGACGGCGCTCAGGTCAGGCAGATCGCGCTCTCGGAACGTGCCGACGGCATCGTGGTCCTGAACGATGATCAGCCGGAACTGATCCGAAGCCTCGCCTCCCCTGATATGCCTGTTGTCATCGTCAACGGCGAAGACCCCGCCATGCTGGTCGATACGGTCACCCCCGAAAACCGCTTCGGAGCGCGGCTCGGCATCGAGCACCTGCTGGCGCTCGGGCATCGCCGTATCCTGCACCTGACCTGGAAGGGCCGTACGACGATCCAGCGCCGATATGACGGCTTCTCCGATGCTTATTTCGCCGCGCAGCTTCCGGTGCCGGATGGCATGATCGTCGAGGCCGAGGGATATGAGCCGAGGCACGGCGAGGCAGCCATCAACGCGCTGCTCGACCGCGATCCCACGATCAAAGGCGCGACCGCCGTCTTCTGCGCGGCCGACAATCTGGCGCTCGGCTGCCTGAAGGCATTGGCCGATCGCGACATAAGCGTGCCGGAAGCGATATCAGTGCTGGGGTTCGACGACATCGTCCCCGGCGAATTCAGCCGCCCGCCGCTTTCGACGGTCAGCGTTCCCACAGACAGGCTCGGCGCCGCCGCGCTCGCGCTTATCGAACAGCGGCTGATCGCCAACGATCCGCAGCGGCCGGCCCATCGCCTGGAACTCGGATGCCATCTCGTCCTGCGCGGCAGTATCGCACCGCCGCGTTAG
- a CDS encoding carbohydrate ABC transporter permease — MNPISFFTRTRRAGRIDITDILSWVWLIGGTFVVLLPVLWAGLSSLKPAAEITRFPPTLLPRAAVEQTVPGFDKPLSLWQVTVDGQMREMAMVRRIGLKAQMVDPANPGPPVSVDVKGMTPVQKLTVATQNYTDPLTRFNFLTFLKNSVFVTFVATLLTLIVNAMAAFALSKYKFAGDTTVFVIIISTLMIPLAVVMVPAYLVIVGVGLADNLWGVILPTVASPTAVFLLRQYMLTIPDELIEAARVDAASEFCIFWRIILPLTAPALAVLAIFSVLWRWNDFLWPLIVLNSRENFTLQVGLNAFQGEFSVQWHYILAMTFLSLLPVTVVFLFLQKYITTGIAGTGMK; from the coding sequence ATGAACCCGATCAGCTTTTTCACGCGCACACGCCGGGCCGGACGCATCGATATAACCGACATATTGTCATGGGTCTGGCTGATCGGCGGAACCTTCGTGGTGTTGCTTCCGGTCCTCTGGGCGGGCCTCTCCTCGCTGAAGCCGGCCGCCGAGATCACCCGGTTTCCGCCGACGCTGCTTCCTCGGGCCGCCGTCGAGCAGACCGTGCCCGGCTTCGACAAGCCGCTCAGCCTCTGGCAGGTCACCGTCGACGGTCAGATGCGTGAAATGGCCATGGTCCGCCGCATCGGCCTCAAGGCCCAGATGGTCGATCCCGCAAATCCAGGACCACCCGTCAGCGTCGACGTCAAGGGGATGACGCCGGTGCAGAAGCTGACGGTCGCCACGCAGAATTACACCGATCCGCTGACGCGCTTCAACTTCCTGACCTTCCTCAAGAATTCAGTGTTCGTCACCTTCGTTGCAACGCTTCTGACGCTCATCGTCAACGCCATGGCGGCCTTCGCCCTGTCGAAATACAAATTTGCAGGGGATACGACGGTCTTCGTCATCATCATTTCGACGCTGATGATCCCGCTCGCGGTCGTCATGGTGCCGGCCTATCTCGTCATCGTCGGGGTTGGGCTTGCCGATAACCTCTGGGGCGTCATCCTGCCGACGGTCGCCTCTCCGACCGCCGTCTTCCTGCTGCGGCAATATATGCTGACCATACCCGATGAGCTGATCGAGGCGGCGCGCGTCGATGCGGCGAGCGAATTCTGCATCTTCTGGCGCATCATCCTGCCGCTGACGGCGCCGGCTCTCGCGGTGCTGGCGATCTTTTCCGTGCTTTGGCGCTGGAACGATTTCCTCTGGCCGCTCATCGTCCTCAACAGCCGCGAGAATTTCACCCTGCAGGTCGGCCTGAATGCATTCCAGGGAGAGTTCTCGGTCCAGTGGCACTATATCCTGGCGATGACGTTCCTCAGCCTGCTGCCTGTCACCGTCGTCTTCCTGTTCCTGCAGAAATACATCACCACGGGCATCGCCGGAACAGGCATGAAATGA
- a CDS encoding carbohydrate ABC transporter permease has translation MAAFKAGALLSQTGETAMRVVEAPINVIERIFGRKRMPWLFLAPNLILFAIFTFLPIAIAVGYAFTGGTNLFVSERPFVGLDNFRTLLSCGNYLQPGTCQESLFWTAVWNTLWFVAFNVVATLLVALITALILNRAIFARGFFRAMFFYPVLLSPVVIGLIWKWFLDRNGLLNAFFQMLGVPPEIFLLDVGWSRFFVVVVSVWFHMGFYTLILLAGLQAIPKELYEAASIDAASPRRTLFRITLPLLAPNLLVVFILLMIKSVQIFDEAWVLTNGGGPGTANSFIVQYIYQMAFGSDLRLFGLASAASVLMGLVLLVLTLIQLRIGKRMES, from the coding sequence ATGGCGGCGTTCAAGGCAGGTGCATTGCTGTCCCAGACGGGGGAAACGGCGATGAGAGTGGTCGAAGCCCCGATAAATGTGATCGAGCGCATCTTCGGCCGCAAGCGTATGCCATGGCTGTTCCTGGCGCCGAACCTCATTCTGTTCGCCATCTTCACGTTCCTTCCGATCGCGATCGCGGTCGGTTACGCCTTCACCGGCGGAACCAATCTTTTCGTCTCGGAACGACCCTTCGTCGGCCTGGATAATTTCCGCACGCTGCTTTCCTGCGGCAATTATCTGCAGCCCGGAACCTGCCAGGAATCGCTGTTCTGGACGGCTGTGTGGAACACGCTCTGGTTCGTGGCCTTCAATGTCGTCGCTACATTGCTGGTGGCGCTGATCACGGCGCTGATTCTCAACCGGGCGATCTTTGCGCGCGGCTTCTTCCGGGCGATGTTCTTCTATCCCGTTTTGCTGTCGCCGGTCGTCATCGGCCTGATCTGGAAGTGGTTCCTCGATCGCAACGGGCTCCTGAACGCCTTCTTTCAGATGCTCGGCGTCCCCCCGGAGATCTTTCTGCTCGACGTTGGCTGGTCGCGCTTCTTCGTCGTCGTGGTGTCGGTCTGGTTCCACATGGGCTTTTACACGCTCATCCTGCTCGCCGGCCTACAGGCGATCCCCAAGGAGCTCTACGAGGCTGCCTCCATTGATGCCGCCTCACCACGCCGCACGCTGTTCAGGATCACGCTTCCCCTGCTGGCCCCCAACCTGCTGGTCGTGTTCATCCTTTTGATGATCAAGTCCGTCCAGATCTTCGACGAAGCCTGGGTTTTGACCAATGGCGGCGGCCCCGGCACGGCCAACAGCTTCATCGTCCAATATATCTACCAGATGGCATTCGGCAGCGATCTTCGCCTCTTCGGTCTCGCATCCGCGGCATCGGTTCTCATGGGGCTGGTGCTTCTGGTTCTCACCCTCATACAGCTGCGCATCGGCAAGCGAATGGAGTCCTGA
- a CDS encoding ABC transporter ATP-binding protein has product MAELKLSNVNKSYGSVKVLHDVELDIKDGEFVVFVGPSGCGKSTLLRVIAGLEEVTEGAIAIGGRDVSALSPAERKIAMVFQSYALYPHMSVRKNLAFGLENLKFKRAEIEARISEAARMLAIEPYLDRRPKQLSGGQRQRVAIGRAIVREPDIFLFDEPLSNLDAALRVQTRAEITKLHREIKTTMIYVTHDQVEAMTMADKIVVLRAGRVEQVGAPLDLFDSPRNLFVAGFLGSPRMNIIKGKVSGVGESGVVIDVGNGGSIVSDVDLAGIAVGQAVLAGIRPAHFSRSSEQGLPFIVQYHEGLGTETYVYGNLAGQDEQIIIHEAGHFAPAPGDHILIDAAPGRVHLFDPENGLAFDRRPGQGRR; this is encoded by the coding sequence ATGGCAGAACTGAAACTTTCCAACGTCAACAAGTCGTATGGCTCGGTCAAAGTCCTGCATGACGTCGAACTCGACATCAAGGACGGCGAATTCGTCGTCTTCGTCGGTCCGTCGGGATGCGGCAAGTCGACCCTGCTGCGTGTCATCGCCGGCCTCGAAGAGGTCACGGAGGGCGCAATCGCGATTGGGGGCCGCGACGTCAGCGCGCTCTCGCCGGCGGAGCGCAAGATCGCAATGGTCTTCCAGTCCTACGCGCTCTATCCGCATATGAGCGTTCGCAAGAACCTCGCTTTCGGCCTGGAGAACCTGAAGTTCAAGCGTGCCGAGATCGAAGCGCGGATTTCCGAAGCCGCCAGGATGCTGGCGATCGAACCCTATCTGGACCGACGCCCGAAGCAGCTTTCGGGCGGCCAGCGCCAGCGCGTGGCGATCGGCCGGGCCATCGTGCGCGAACCGGACATTTTTCTCTTCGATGAGCCGCTGTCCAATCTCGACGCTGCGCTACGCGTCCAGACCCGGGCCGAGATCACCAAGCTCCACCGCGAGATCAAGACGACGATGATCTATGTCACGCATGACCAGGTCGAGGCGATGACGATGGCCGACAAGATCGTCGTGCTGCGCGCCGGCCGGGTCGAGCAGGTCGGAGCACCGCTGGACCTGTTCGACAGCCCGCGCAATCTCTTCGTCGCGGGCTTCCTCGGCTCGCCGCGCATGAACATCATCAAGGGCAAGGTATCCGGCGTCGGCGAAAGTGGCGTCGTCATCGATGTCGGCAACGGTGGCAGCATTGTCAGCGATGTCGATCTCGCCGGCATTGCGGTCGGCCAGGCCGTTCTCGCCGGTATCCGGCCCGCGCATTTTTCACGCTCCAGCGAGCAGGGCCTGCCGTTCATCGTCCAGTATCACGAGGGCCTCGGCACCGAGACGTATGTCTATGGCAACCTTGCAGGTCAGGACGAGCAGATCATCATTCATGAGGCCGGTCATTTCGCACCCGCGCCTGGTGATCACATCCTGATCGACGCTGCCCCTGGGCGGGTTCATCTGTTCGATCCCGAAAACGGCCTCGCTTTTGACCGGCGGCCCGGACAGGGGAGACGCTGA